One window of Diabrotica undecimpunctata isolate CICGRU chromosome 8, icDiaUnde3, whole genome shotgun sequence genomic DNA carries:
- the LOC140448951 gene encoding uncharacterized protein, whose amino-acid sequence MLRYKAIVDEIMSAATNENEILIAGDINAKSMLWNSPINDKKRELWNEWIAQAGPQVLNNDKPTFVRGASQTHIDVTIASEGLSRRVHGWDVLDDQLFTYHRYIKYDIKVKGEVRRPIGHMEIYFNITMYLSEVRNINEDEISDLGQLRRVLENAAKLATVKRKENKKSPYWWTDEIRVLRERCLRARRNYTRSQGNLELKEIYKDLKRTLNKKIREEKKEKWQTLIKALEEDIWGDAYKITIKTLKVITP is encoded by the coding sequence ATGCTGAGGTACAAAGCCATCGTAGACGAAATAATGAGCGCCGCCACAAATGAAAATGAAATTTTGATCGCCGGGGACATAAACGCAAAATCCATGTTATGGAATTCCCCCATAAACGACAAAAAGAGGGAACTCTGGAACGAATGGATAGCCCAGGCTGGCCCCCAAGTATTAAACAACGATAAACCAACCTTCGTGAGAGGGGCCAGCCAAACACACATTGATGTCACGATCGCGAGTGAAGGGCTATCCAGAAGAGTACACGGGTGGGATGTCCTCGACGATCAATTATTTACCTACCACCGTTACATAAAATACGACATAAAGGTAAAAGGGGAAGTAAGGCGGCCGATAGGTCACATGGAAATCTATTTTAATATAACCATGTACCTATCGGAGGTCAGAAATATCAATGAGGACGAGATTTCTGACCTTGGTCAACTGAGAAGAGTACTAGAAAACGCTGCAAAGTTAGCCACCGTGAAgagaaaggaaaataaaaaatccCCCTACTGGTGGACGGATGAGATAAGAGTTTTACGGGAGAGATGCCTCAGAGCTCGAAGGAATTACACGAGAAGCCAGGGCAACCTCGAGcttaaagaaatatacaaagatcTAAAGAGAaccctaaataaaaaaataagagaggaaaaaaaagaaaagtggcagaCCCTGATAAAAGCATTGGAAGAGGATATATGGGGCGACGCATATAAAATTACCATAAAGACGTTGAAGGTCATAACCCCATAA